Proteins encoded together in one Microcaecilia unicolor chromosome 3, aMicUni1.1, whole genome shotgun sequence window:
- the GPANK1 gene encoding G patch domain and ankyrin repeat-containing protein 1, which translates to MNQHPLISFTPAQEESDLWKDGERQEDRGPRCRVEESTGSGEEARCFYENLLASVSEGSPGGRKACRKRPRREEQVVRPGPTERGGHRLLKCAQDGNLKALREVLEKGASDVNFRDGYYWTALMCAAYAGHVNVVKYLLDSGAAWVGVCEAQGRDALDLAEEAGHDDVIRLLQERGMALQEETAPRRGTLVLKYCAVCKVQYQEDSIAQHERSTVHLFSQRRAPVPTHYHIPEHNVGYRLLLKDGWDPEAGLGPLGVGRKFPVRTILKRDQAGLGFEPGQKPKVTHFGANDEKAVAQQPKMWPARMERVATVSRREEKRREEKARAWERDIRTYMNADF; encoded by the exons ATGAACCAACACCCTCTGATTTCATTCACCCCTGCCCAAGAGGAGTCTGACCTCTGGAAAGATGGCGAGCGCCAGGAAGACCGCGGTCCACGCTGTCGAGTAGAGGAATCCACAGGGAGCGGAGAGGAAGCCAGGTGTTTCTATGAAAATTTACTGGCCTCTGTCAGTGAGGGGAGCCCGGGGGGACGGAAGGCATGTCGAAAACGTCCACGAAGGGAGGAGCAGGTGGTACGGCCTGGACCAACAGAGCGTGGTGGGCATCGGCTGCTTAAGTGTGCTCAAGATGGGAACCTGAAAGCCCTGCGAGAGGTGCTCGAGAAGGGTGCAAGTGATGTAAATTTCCGGGATGGATATTACTGGACGGCACTGATGTGTGCGGCTTATGCTGGGCATGTGAACGTGGTGAAGTACCTTCTTGATAGCGGTGCTGCCTGGGTTGGCGTCTGTGAGGCACAGGGTCGCGATGCGCTGGATTTGGCAGAGGAAGCCGGACATGACGATGTGATTCGTCTCTTACAAGAACGTGGTATGGCTCTACAGGAGGAGACTGCGCCTAG GAGAGGCACTCTGGTGCTGAAGTACTGTGCTGTCTGCAAAGTGCAATACCAAGAAGATAGTATTGCACAGCACGAACGTTCAACTGTTCACCTCTTCAGTCAGCGACGTGCTCCTGTTCCCACCCACTATCACATCCCTGAGCACAACGTGGGCTACCGGCTTCTGCTGAAGGATGGCTGGGACCCTGAAGCTGGTCTGGGGCCCTTAGGAGTAGGAAGAAAGTTTCCTGTAAGAACTATATTAAAACGTGACCAGGCGGGGCTGGGCTTCGAACCGGGCCAGAAGCCTAAAGTGACACATTTTGGGGCAAATGATGAGAAGGCAGTGGCCCAACAACCAAAAATGTGGCCAGCCCGAATGGAGAGAGTGGCCACTGTCAGCAGAAgggaggagaaaaggagggaggaaaaggCTCGGGCCTGGGAGAGGGACATTCGGACCTATATGAATGCTGACTTTTAG